Proteins encoded within one genomic window of Amycolatopsis sp. 2-15:
- a CDS encoding DUF3499 domain-containing protein, translating to MRSVRKCSRTGCPEPAVATLTYAYSDSTAVVGPLATASEPHSYDLCEAHALRLTVPKGWEVVRHEGTFATPEQSADELTALAEAVREAGRSDRPAPPPEPEGPSGRRGHLRVLPGRA from the coding sequence GTGCGGAGCGTACGGAAATGTTCGCGAACGGGTTGTCCAGAGCCCGCTGTCGCCACGCTCACGTATGCGTACAGCGATTCCACCGCCGTCGTCGGTCCCCTCGCCACTGCCTCTGAGCCGCATTCGTACGACCTGTGCGAGGCCCACGCGCTGCGACTGACCGTGCCGAAGGGCTGGGAAGTCGTGCGCCACGAGGGCACGTTCGCCACTCCGGAGCAGTCGGCCGACGAGCTAACCGCGCTGGCCGAGGCCGTCCGCGAGGCGGGCCGCTCGGACCGGCCGGCGCCGCCGCCCGAGCCGGAGGGCCCGTCCGGCAGGCGCGGCCACCTCCGCGTGCTCCCCGGGCGCGCCTGA
- a CDS encoding phosphomannomutase/phosphoglucomutase, with protein MPDLSGIVKAYDIRGVVGEQLDASLVRDFGAAFALLIKAESPSVVIGHDMRDSSPQLSAAFAEGVTSQGLDVVSIGLCSTDELYFASGSMNLPGAMFTASHNPAKYNGIKMCRAGASPVGQDTGLTEIRDTVEQGVPAFEGKTGSVSERDVLGDYAAYLRNLVDLTHSRPLKIVVDAGNGMGGHTVPTVFAGLPIEIVPMYFELDGTFPNHEANPLDPSNIVDLQAKVREVGADAGVAFDGDADRCFVVDERGEPVSPSAITALVAVRELAKEPGGTVIHNLITSKGVPEIVAEHGGKPVRTRVGHSFIKAEMARTGAIFGGEHSAHYYFRDFWRADTGMLAALHVLAALGEQDGPLSALTQDFSRYAASGEINSTVTDQVARMLAVKDAYADKPGVEIDELDGLTVQLPGGAWFNLRPSNTEPLLRLNVEAADRAAVEALTDDVLVIVRG; from the coding sequence GTGCCAGATCTTTCGGGCATCGTGAAGGCCTACGACATCCGCGGTGTGGTCGGCGAGCAGCTCGACGCCTCACTGGTACGCGACTTCGGCGCCGCGTTCGCGCTGCTCATCAAGGCCGAGTCGCCCTCGGTGGTGATCGGCCACGACATGCGCGACTCGTCGCCGCAGCTCTCGGCGGCCTTCGCCGAAGGCGTGACGTCGCAGGGCCTTGACGTGGTGTCGATCGGCCTGTGCAGCACGGATGAGCTGTACTTCGCCTCCGGCTCGATGAACCTGCCGGGCGCGATGTTCACCGCCAGCCACAACCCCGCGAAGTACAACGGCATCAAGATGTGCCGCGCCGGCGCCAGCCCCGTCGGGCAGGACACCGGCCTGACGGAGATCCGCGACACCGTCGAGCAGGGCGTGCCCGCGTTCGAGGGCAAGACCGGCAGCGTGAGCGAGCGCGACGTGCTGGGCGACTACGCCGCCTACCTGCGCAACCTCGTCGACCTCACGCACTCGCGCCCCCTGAAGATCGTGGTCGACGCAGGCAACGGCATGGGCGGCCACACCGTTCCCACCGTGTTCGCCGGGCTGCCGATCGAGATCGTGCCGATGTACTTCGAGCTCGACGGCACCTTCCCGAACCACGAGGCCAACCCGCTGGACCCGTCCAACATCGTCGACCTGCAGGCCAAGGTCCGCGAGGTCGGCGCCGACGCCGGCGTGGCCTTCGACGGCGACGCCGACCGCTGCTTCGTGGTCGACGAGCGTGGCGAGCCCGTTTCGCCGAGCGCGATCACGGCGCTGGTCGCCGTGCGCGAGCTGGCCAAGGAACCGGGTGGCACGGTCATCCACAACCTGATCACGTCGAAGGGTGTGCCGGAGATCGTCGCCGAGCACGGTGGCAAGCCCGTCCGCACGCGCGTGGGCCACTCGTTCATCAAGGCGGAGATGGCGCGCACCGGCGCGATCTTCGGCGGCGAGCACTCTGCGCACTACTACTTCCGCGACTTCTGGCGCGCCGACACCGGCATGCTGGCCGCGCTGCACGTGCTCGCGGCGCTGGGCGAGCAGGACGGCCCGCTGTCCGCGCTCACCCAGGACTTCTCGCGCTACGCGGCCTCGGGCGAGATCAACTCGACCGTGACCGACCAGGTCGCGCGCATGCTCGCCGTGAAGGACGCGTACGCGGACAAGCCGGGCGTCGAGATCGACGAGCTCGACGGCCTGACCGTGCAGCTCCCGGGCGGCGCGTGGTTCAACCTGCGCCCGTCGAACACCGAGCCACTGCTGCGGCTCAACGTGGAGGCGGCCGACCGCGCCGCCGTCGAGGCGCTGACCGACGATGTACTGGTTATTGTCCGGGGCTGA
- a CDS encoding Trm112 family protein: MAITLDAQLLEILACPSPDHAPLRPGTPDDADAEALTCTECGRVYPVRDGIPVLLLDEAVLSGAGAPGTPGEPDDSHADSA, from the coding sequence ATGGCCATCACGCTTGACGCCCAGCTGCTCGAGATCCTCGCGTGCCCGTCGCCGGATCACGCACCGCTGCGTCCCGGCACGCCGGACGACGCGGATGCCGAAGCGCTGACCTGTACCGAGTGCGGCCGGGTGTACCCGGTCCGTGACGGGATCCCCGTGCTGCTTCTCGACGAAGCGGTACTCAGTGGTGCTGGTGCCCCTGGCACCCCCGGTGAGCCGGATGACAGCCATGCCGACAGTGCTTGA
- a CDS encoding SIS domain-containing protein, producing MPTVLDDSLLDDPTRLAEADSAGLLRAAAMAGAQVRATAEAAAELELSDRLDLGRPRSLVLIDRPGVSRTLTRLLAALLAPSCPVPVVVAEIVPTWIGALDVVFAHTDDAGDRELAASLERAARFGATVVLSAPAEGPVAASVAGKGVLLAPRIPVPPELAFPRGLAAGLLTANALGLLVADVQALADQLDLEAEKDYLARESFANPAKALALRVADRVPLLWGLDPVAVAVAEHAAHAFAAHSGVVCDAEDYRQALARPALRRIAQSGGQERDIFADPDDSPGGTATRVLLLSVRTGPAAEAARFQAEEFLPDADVIAPAEEFEADEIVRAAVLALRFELAAVYLGLAAGNIGGAGRYEPVTA from the coding sequence ATGCCGACAGTGCTTGACGATTCGCTGCTCGACGACCCCACGCGCCTGGCCGAGGCCGACAGCGCGGGGCTGCTGCGTGCCGCCGCCATGGCCGGGGCGCAGGTGCGGGCGACCGCCGAGGCCGCGGCCGAGCTGGAGTTGAGCGACCGGCTGGACCTGGGGCGCCCGCGTTCGCTGGTACTGATCGACCGGCCCGGCGTGAGCCGCACGCTCACGCGGCTGCTGGCGGCCCTGCTCGCGCCGTCGTGCCCGGTGCCGGTCGTGGTGGCCGAGATCGTGCCGACGTGGATCGGCGCGCTCGACGTGGTGTTCGCGCACACCGACGACGCGGGCGACCGCGAGCTGGCCGCCTCGCTGGAGCGCGCGGCCCGGTTCGGCGCGACCGTGGTGCTCTCCGCTCCGGCGGAAGGCCCGGTCGCCGCTTCGGTGGCCGGCAAGGGCGTGCTGCTCGCGCCGCGCATCCCGGTGCCGCCGGAGCTCGCGTTCCCGCGCGGGCTCGCCGCCGGGCTGCTCACAGCCAACGCGCTGGGCCTGCTGGTGGCCGACGTGCAGGCCCTCGCCGACCAGCTCGACCTCGAGGCCGAGAAGGACTACCTCGCGCGCGAGTCGTTCGCGAACCCGGCCAAGGCGCTCGCGCTGCGCGTGGCCGACCGCGTACCGCTGCTGTGGGGTCTCGACCCCGTGGCGGTGGCCGTCGCGGAGCACGCGGCGCACGCTTTCGCGGCTCACTCGGGCGTGGTGTGCGACGCGGAGGACTACCGGCAAGCGCTTGCGCGGCCCGCACTTCGCCGAATTGCGCAATCGGGCGGCCAAGAGCGTGACATCTTCGCCGATCCGGACGACTCACCCGGTGGAACCGCCACGAGAGTGCTCCTGCTCTCGGTGCGGACCGGGCCCGCCGCAGAGGCGGCCCGCTTCCAGGCCGAGGAGTTCCTTCCGGACGCGGACGTGATCGCGCCCGCGGAGGAGTTCGAAGCGGACGAGATAGTCCGGGCCGCGGTGCTCGCGTTGCGGTTCGAGCTCGCCGCGGTGTACCTCGGGCTCGCGGCGGGCAACATCGGCGGCGCCGGGAGGTACGAGCCGGTGACCGCCTGA
- the manA gene encoding mannose-6-phosphate isomerase, class I: protein MELLRNAVRPYAWGSRTAIPQLQGRPVPAPHPEAELWMGAHPGDPSRVLGQDGTERSLLELVDADPVGQLGERCAKRWGGRLPFLLKILAAEEPLSMQAHPSAAQAAEGHEREERLGIPRDAPNRNYPDPTAKPELVCALTEFHALAGFRDPQRTVKLLKAIETPGLAKYTGLLEAQPDPAGLRALFTTWITLPQASLDGLLPEVLDACVRHIADHGEFGVECRTILELGEAHPRDAGVLAALLLNRLTLRAGEAIYLPAGNLHLYLSGTAVEILANSDNILRCGLTPKHVDVPELLRVVDFACGEMPVQQGECTGRRMAVYHTDAPEFELSRMRWEAGDDTELVVDCTGPQILLCTDGDLLVTAEDGEQVELLRGQSVWLPAADPAVSVRPLAGRPAQLFRATAGTCED, encoded by the coding sequence GTGGAGCTGTTGCGCAACGCCGTACGGCCCTACGCCTGGGGATCGCGCACCGCGATCCCGCAGCTGCAGGGACGTCCGGTGCCGGCGCCGCACCCCGAGGCCGAGCTGTGGATGGGTGCCCACCCGGGCGATCCGTCCCGCGTGCTCGGGCAGGACGGCACCGAACGGAGCCTCCTGGAGCTCGTCGACGCCGATCCGGTCGGCCAGCTCGGCGAACGGTGTGCGAAGCGCTGGGGCGGCCGCCTGCCGTTCCTGCTGAAGATCCTGGCGGCCGAGGAGCCCCTGTCGATGCAGGCCCACCCGTCGGCCGCGCAGGCCGCCGAAGGGCACGAACGCGAGGAGCGCCTCGGCATCCCGCGCGACGCGCCCAACCGCAACTACCCGGACCCGACGGCGAAACCCGAGCTGGTCTGCGCACTCACGGAGTTCCACGCACTGGCCGGGTTCCGCGACCCGCAGCGCACGGTGAAGCTGCTCAAAGCCATCGAAACGCCGGGGCTGGCGAAGTACACCGGCCTGCTGGAAGCGCAGCCGGACCCGGCGGGGCTACGCGCGCTGTTCACCACGTGGATCACGCTGCCGCAAGCCTCGCTCGACGGGCTGCTGCCCGAGGTCCTCGACGCGTGCGTGCGCCACATCGCCGACCACGGCGAGTTCGGCGTGGAGTGCCGCACGATCCTGGAGCTGGGCGAAGCGCACCCGCGTGACGCCGGCGTGCTGGCCGCGCTGCTGCTCAACCGCCTGACGCTGCGCGCGGGCGAGGCGATCTACCTGCCGGCCGGCAATCTGCACCTCTACCTGTCGGGCACGGCCGTGGAGATCCTGGCCAACTCGGACAACATCCTGCGCTGCGGCCTCACTCCCAAGCACGTGGACGTGCCGGAGCTGCTGCGTGTGGTCGACTTCGCGTGCGGCGAGATGCCGGTGCAGCAAGGAGAATGCACCGGCCGGCGAATGGCCGTCTACCACACCGACGCGCCGGAGTTCGAGCTCTCGCGCATGCGGTGGGAGGCCGGCGACGACACCGAGCTCGTGGTCGACTGCACCGGCCCGCAGATCCTGCTCTGCACCGACGGCGACCTGCTCGTGACGGCCGAGGACGGGGAGCAGGTCGAGCTGCTGCGCGGCCAGTCGGTGTGGCTGCCCGCGGCCGACCCGGCCGTCTCGGTCCGCCCGCTCGCGGGCCGGCCGGCCCAGCTGTTCCGCGCCACCGCCGGCACCTGCGAAGACTGA
- a CDS encoding cation diffusion facilitator family transporter, with protein MSAGGGTKAIIAALAANAGIAVAKFVGFLVTGSSSMLAESVHSLADTSNQGLLLLGQKSSRRRATKEHPFGFGRERYFYSFIVALMLFTLGSAFALYEGIHKIIEPEGLDSPIVAVIILLVAICLEGYSFYTAIGESRKIKGNVGWWRFIRQAKEPELPVVLLEDTGALIGLVFALLGVGLSTLTGDPVWDGIGTVMIGLLLGVIAVILIVEMKSLLIGEGATDTDLATIVDELAAGKVERVIHIRTQYLGPDELLVAAKLALVPGLDTSEVALAIDDAEARVRAKVPVASLIYLEPDLDRNAR; from the coding sequence GTGTCAGCAGGTGGCGGTACCAAGGCGATCATCGCGGCGCTCGCGGCCAACGCCGGGATCGCGGTGGCGAAGTTCGTCGGGTTCCTGGTCACAGGCTCGTCGTCGATGCTGGCGGAGTCGGTGCACTCCCTGGCCGACACGTCCAACCAGGGCCTGCTGCTGCTCGGGCAGAAGTCGTCGCGCCGGCGCGCCACGAAGGAACACCCCTTCGGTTTCGGCCGGGAGCGGTACTTCTACTCGTTCATCGTCGCGCTGATGCTGTTCACGCTCGGCTCGGCGTTCGCGCTGTACGAGGGCATCCACAAGATCATCGAGCCCGAAGGCCTGGACTCGCCGATCGTGGCCGTGATCATCCTGCTGGTCGCGATCTGCCTGGAGGGCTACAGCTTCTACACCGCCATCGGCGAGTCGCGGAAGATCAAGGGCAACGTCGGCTGGTGGCGGTTCATCCGCCAGGCCAAGGAACCCGAGCTGCCCGTCGTGCTGCTCGAGGACACGGGCGCGCTCATCGGTCTGGTGTTCGCGCTGCTCGGCGTCGGCCTGTCCACGCTCACCGGCGATCCGGTGTGGGACGGCATCGGCACTGTGATGATCGGCCTGCTGCTGGGCGTGATCGCGGTGATCCTCATCGTCGAGATGAAAAGCCTGCTCATCGGCGAAGGTGCGACGGACACCGACCTCGCGACGATCGTCGACGAGCTGGCCGCGGGCAAGGTCGAGCGCGTGATCCACATCCGCACGCAGTACCTCGGCCCCGACGAGCTGCTCGTGGCCGCCAAGCTCGCACTGGTGCCCGGCCTCGATACGTCAGAGGTCGCCCTGGCCATCGACGACGCCGAGGCCCGCGTTCGCGCGAAGGTCCCCGTCGCGTCGCTCATCTACCTCGAACCGGATCTCGACCGCAACGCGCGGTGA
- a CDS encoding amino acid permease, with protein MPGQGLWRTKSIEQSIADTDEPETKLRRNLGAWDLTVFGVAVVIGAGIFTLTARTAGDFSGPSVSVAFVCAAIACALAALCYAEFASTVPVAGSAYTFSYATFGEFMAWIIGWDLILELAVGAAAVSKGWSVYLETVLGYLFGKGAKTTIDLGWVTIDWGALVVVVALTTLLAIGTKLSSRFSMVITGIKVAVVLFVIILGIFYIKGANYTPFIPEAKPGAPGDSGVEQSLFSVIAGGESSSFGVFGLLAGASLVFFAFIGFDIVATTAEETRNPQKSVPRGIFGSLAIVTVLYVAVSLVVVGMVPYTDLATSAGDGSHKTLATAFSVNGVDWAANVISVGALAGLTTVVMVLMLGQVRIIFAMSRDGLMPRGLAKTGGHGTPKRATLVVGGLVAVAATFFPADKLEEMVNVGTLFAFILVSAGVLVLRRTRPDLPRAFRVPAVPLIPILAILACLWLMLNLTVLTWLRFVVWMVVGVVIYFVYSRRHSLLGKRIASGEEPAAKSASTGPSAPPSED; from the coding sequence GTGCCCGGGCAGGGTTTGTGGCGCACGAAGTCGATCGAGCAGTCCATCGCGGACACCGACGAGCCCGAGACCAAGCTCCGAAGAAACCTGGGCGCTTGGGATCTGACCGTGTTCGGCGTCGCGGTCGTCATCGGCGCGGGCATCTTCACGCTCACCGCGCGCACGGCGGGTGACTTCTCCGGCCCGTCGGTGTCGGTCGCGTTCGTGTGCGCCGCGATCGCGTGTGCGCTGGCGGCGCTGTGTTACGCCGAGTTCGCCTCGACGGTGCCGGTCGCGGGCAGCGCGTACACGTTCTCCTACGCCACGTTCGGCGAGTTCATGGCGTGGATCATCGGCTGGGACCTGATCCTGGAGCTCGCCGTCGGCGCGGCCGCCGTGTCGAAGGGCTGGTCGGTTTACCTCGAGACCGTGCTCGGCTACCTCTTCGGCAAGGGCGCGAAGACCACCATCGACCTCGGCTGGGTCACCATCGACTGGGGCGCGCTCGTGGTCGTGGTCGCGCTGACGACGCTGCTGGCCATCGGCACGAAGCTGTCTTCACGGTTCTCCATGGTGATCACGGGCATCAAGGTCGCCGTGGTGCTTTTCGTGATCATCCTCGGCATCTTCTACATCAAGGGTGCGAACTACACGCCGTTCATCCCCGAGGCCAAGCCGGGTGCCCCCGGTGACAGTGGTGTCGAGCAGTCGCTGTTCTCGGTGATCGCGGGTGGCGAGAGCAGCTCGTTCGGCGTCTTCGGCCTGCTGGCCGGTGCGTCGCTGGTGTTCTTCGCGTTCATCGGATTCGACATCGTGGCGACCACGGCCGAGGAGACGCGCAACCCGCAGAAGTCCGTGCCGCGCGGCATTTTCGGCTCACTGGCCATCGTTACGGTGCTGTACGTGGCCGTGTCGCTCGTGGTCGTCGGCATGGTGCCCTACACCGATCTGGCGACCTCGGCCGGCGACGGCAGCCACAAGACGCTCGCCACGGCCTTCTCCGTCAACGGCGTGGACTGGGCCGCGAACGTCATCTCCGTCGGCGCGCTGGCGGGCCTCACGACCGTCGTGATGGTGCTGATGCTCGGCCAGGTGCGGATCATCTTCGCGATGTCGCGCGACGGCCTCATGCCGCGCGGGCTGGCCAAGACCGGCGGCCACGGCACCCCGAAGCGCGCGACGCTGGTCGTCGGCGGCCTGGTGGCCGTGGCGGCCACGTTCTTCCCGGCCGACAAGCTCGAGGAGATGGTGAACGTCGGCACGCTGTTTGCGTTCATCCTCGTGTCGGCGGGTGTGCTGGTGCTGCGCCGGACGCGACCGGACCTGCCGCGCGCGTTCCGCGTGCCCGCGGTGCCGCTGATCCCGATCCTGGCGATCCTCGCCTGCCTGTGGCTGATGCTGAACCTGACGGTGCTGACCTGGCTGCGGTTCGTGGTCTGGATGGTCGTCGGGGTCGTCATCTACTTCGTCTACAGCCGGCGTCACTCGCTGCTGGGCAAGCGGATCGCCTCGGGTGAGGAACCTGCGGCGAAATCGGCTTCCACAGGGCCTTCAGCGCCGCCTTCAGAGGACTGA
- a CDS encoding LPXTG cell wall anchor domain-containing protein, with the protein MPTITRRPLRAGLTVAAATGLALLGTATSALACHSDDTRANPVGANVTTCAGAHLPGTLVTQEDAASVFTFTGGTTKDKYLNITKVADGVTVEAVVVKGGDGYNVYEPGKRELATTPPWEKLRSPLNGGGQQATISHWFACIGKTAQPTETTQPTKPSETPTTQPTETSSVPTTSQAAPTEAPTSTSAVVAAPAGNETGGTGGQLANTGFDNAWLIYIAAALLVVGGGLLALLKFRRRGAN; encoded by the coding sequence ATGCCCACCATCACCAGACGACCCCTTCGCGCAGGTCTGACAGTCGCTGCCGCCACCGGCTTGGCGCTGCTGGGCACTGCCACCTCCGCGCTGGCGTGCCACTCCGACGACACCCGCGCGAACCCGGTCGGCGCGAACGTCACGACCTGCGCCGGCGCGCACCTGCCGGGCACGTTGGTGACGCAGGAGGACGCCGCGTCGGTCTTCACCTTCACCGGTGGCACCACCAAGGACAAGTACCTCAACATCACGAAGGTCGCCGACGGTGTCACCGTCGAGGCCGTCGTCGTCAAGGGCGGCGACGGGTACAACGTCTACGAGCCCGGCAAGCGCGAGCTCGCGACCACCCCGCCGTGGGAGAAGCTCCGCTCGCCGCTGAACGGTGGTGGCCAGCAGGCGACGATCAGCCATTGGTTCGCCTGTATCGGCAAGACGGCGCAGCCGACTGAGACGACGCAGCCGACCAAGCCGTCGGAGACGCCGACCACGCAGCCGACCGAGACCTCGTCGGTGCCGACCACGTCACAGGCCGCCCCGACCGAGGCGCCCACCAGCACCTCGGCCGTTGTCGCCGCCCCGGCCGGCAACGAGACCGGTGGCACCGGCGGCCAGCTCGCCAACACCGGCTTCGACAACGCGTGGCTGATCTACATCGCCGCGGCGCTGCTCGTCGTCGGTGGTGGCCTGCTCGCGCTGCTGAAGTTCCGCCGCCGCGGCGCCAA